In the Flavisolibacter tropicus genome, one interval contains:
- a CDS encoding DUF2157 domain-containing protein: protein MNTSLFERLHAEELVSDPSLERVRAQARNPLFSVHYELKTILYLGVLLLSSGLGILIYKNIDTIGHLAVILFIMLVSTGCFTYCLKQKRPFSLGKVEAPNPFFDYVLLLGCLTFITLIGYTQVQYTVFGERFGLLFFIPMVVLFFSAYYFDHLGVLTMAITNLAAWCGITVTPDKILRENDFENGTVIITGLLLGAFLEAVAYFTKRFRIKAHFGFTYFNFAAHLLFISCLAAMFEFGDIYVVWFLVLMGITWYFYRKAIQERSFYFMLILTLYAYIGISYMVLRFLLNIDFSDAVIYMAILYFISSAIGLILFLINMNRKIKAL from the coding sequence ATGAATACTTCGCTTTTTGAACGACTCCATGCCGAAGAACTGGTTTCCGATCCATCACTGGAAAGGGTGCGAGCACAGGCGCGCAATCCGCTCTTTTCGGTCCATTATGAGTTAAAGACCATTCTTTACCTGGGCGTTCTGTTACTGAGTTCTGGTTTGGGAATTTTGATTTATAAGAACATCGATACTATTGGCCACCTGGCGGTGATCCTGTTCATTATGCTGGTGAGCACCGGCTGTTTTACGTACTGCTTAAAACAAAAGCGGCCCTTCTCATTAGGGAAAGTAGAAGCTCCTAATCCTTTCTTTGATTATGTGCTGCTATTAGGCTGCTTAACGTTTATTACACTTATAGGATACACACAGGTGCAATACACCGTTTTTGGTGAGCGCTTTGGGCTGCTCTTTTTTATACCCATGGTGGTGCTGTTCTTTTCGGCCTATTATTTTGATCACCTGGGTGTGTTAACTATGGCCATTACCAACCTGGCGGCCTGGTGTGGAATTACAGTAACACCCGATAAGATTCTTCGTGAGAATGATTTTGAAAACGGTACTGTCATCATTACTGGATTATTATTAGGCGCATTCTTAGAAGCGGTAGCGTACTTCACTAAGCGATTTCGCATCAAGGCCCATTTTGGTTTTACCTATTTCAACTTTGCCGCTCACTTATTGTTTATCTCTTGCCTGGCGGCCATGTTTGAGTTTGGTGACATTTATGTTGTATGGTTCCTGGTGCTGATGGGCATTACATGGTATTTCTATCGCAAGGCTATACAGGAGCGTTCTTTTTATTTCATGCTGATTCTAACCTTGTATGCTTACATAGGGATTAGTTATATGGTCTTACGCTTCTTGCTAAATATTGACTTCTCAGACGCTGTCATATACATGGCTATTCTTTATTTCATTAGTTCGGCTATTGGATTGATTCTATTTCTTATTAACATGAACAGAAAAATTAAAGCCCTATGA
- a CDS encoding dihydrofolate reductase family protein, with translation MMRKIIVLSFITLDGVMQAPGGPEEDPSGGFEYGGWTAPYADEVSGKVMEKLMTPADLLLGRKTFDIWENFWPEHADSWPGINDVTKYVLSTTRKNSDWNACVFLNSLAAIEKLKNAEGPDLKVWGSSKLVQLLLKNDLVDELWLMIHPVTLGKGKKLFDGDAIPAAFTLEESTVTPSGVIIVNYKRAGKVETGTVGA, from the coding sequence ATGATGAGAAAAATAATTGTTTTATCATTTATTACGTTAGACGGCGTTATGCAAGCGCCGGGTGGGCCTGAGGAAGATCCATCTGGAGGTTTTGAATATGGCGGTTGGACAGCACCTTATGCTGATGAAGTTTCTGGTAAGGTTATGGAAAAGCTGATGACACCTGCAGATCTTCTGTTGGGCAGAAAAACATTTGATATTTGGGAGAACTTCTGGCCAGAGCATGCTGACAGTTGGCCAGGTATCAATGATGTTACGAAATACGTTTTGTCCACAACCCGGAAAAACTCCGATTGGAATGCCTGCGTTTTTCTCAATAGCCTGGCAGCTATTGAAAAGCTAAAAAACGCTGAAGGCCCTGACCTTAAAGTTTGGGGCAGTAGTAAGCTTGTTCAATTGCTTTTGAAGAATGACTTGGTGGATGAACTATGGCTCATGATTCACCCTGTGACGCTGGGCAAAGGGAAGAAGTTGTTCGATGGTGACGCCATTCCAGCAGCATTTACATTAGAAGAAAGTACCGTTACACCAAGTGGTGTTATAATAGTCAATTATAAGCGCGCAGGAAAAGTGGAGACAGGTACTGTGGGAGCTTAA
- a CDS encoding acyltransferase family protein, with product MPITIAPPRSASLLKTGSSIRFPAHYPALDSLRGLAALSVFLGHFLGTCNEDNPLIQAIRKSPIAMLCNASSAVLLFFVLSGFVLALPYINKERPLPLLSFYVKRVSRIYPAFAFSIILALFFQQYLFNAAAMHPFSGWIKSLWTWDIRYSFKEIRKTFGLGIIPFNLRIVNPVFWSLVVEMKMSLLLPFFVLIARKLNAPLNILLLLVLIFKNGINSGTLFGLFYMGILLAKYKDNLLSFIQRFPPLILIGIAVVLYSTRYLFHLESHRGVIILYMVGMGASIFILMLLQPSRIANLFSSKPLHLFGKWSYSFYLLHIPFLLVFCTLFSNNYTLSLIYILACTFIGTTLISAVSYQYIELPFLVLGKRLVEKYKRYDHIRL from the coding sequence ATGCCCATTACGATTGCACCGCCAAGATCTGCCTCCCTATTAAAAACAGGTTCCTCTATACGTTTTCCTGCACATTATCCTGCGTTGGACAGCCTTAGAGGGCTGGCTGCGCTTAGTGTTTTCCTAGGTCATTTTTTGGGCACCTGCAATGAAGACAACCCATTGATTCAGGCAATCCGCAAGTCGCCAATTGCCATGCTATGCAATGCTTCTTCAGCCGTACTTCTTTTTTTTGTTCTAAGTGGCTTTGTATTGGCGCTACCCTACATTAACAAAGAGCGCCCTTTACCGCTGCTATCGTTTTATGTAAAACGCGTATCCAGAATATATCCTGCGTTTGCATTCTCTATTATTCTTGCCTTGTTCTTTCAGCAGTATCTATTTAATGCGGCAGCTATGCACCCCTTCTCTGGCTGGATAAAAAGCTTATGGACATGGGATATCCGATACAGCTTCAAAGAGATCCGTAAAACATTTGGCTTAGGTATTATACCCTTTAACCTGCGCATTGTTAACCCTGTATTCTGGTCGTTGGTGGTTGAAATGAAAATGTCGTTATTGCTCCCGTTCTTTGTTTTGATAGCAAGAAAGCTAAACGCCCCATTAAACATATTGCTACTACTGGTATTGATCTTTAAAAATGGCATCAACTCCGGCACTCTTTTTGGTCTGTTTTACATGGGCATCTTATTGGCGAAGTATAAAGACAACCTCTTATCCTTTATTCAACGATTTCCTCCACTGATACTGATTGGCATTGCTGTCGTCCTGTATTCCACTCGTTATTTATTTCACCTGGAGTCGCATAGAGGAGTCATTATACTTTATATGGTCGGAATGGGTGCTTCTATATTTATACTTATGCTGTTGCAACCTAGCAGAATAGCCAATTTATTTTCCAGCAAACCATTGCATCTTTTTGGTAAATGGTCTTATAGCTTTTATCTTTTACACATTCCGTTCCTGCTCGTTTTTTGCACCCTGTTTTCTAACAATTATACCTTGAGTCTCATCTATATACTGGCATGCACTTTTATAGGAACAACACTCATAAGCGCCGTTAGTTATCAGTATATAGAACTGCCTTTTCTAGTGTTGGGGAAACGATTAGTGGAGAAGTATAAACGCTATGATCATATTAGGTTATAA
- a CDS encoding WG repeat-containing protein, producing MKQTALFLFQFLLLHFSFGQSQDSWVRFYDTASEKSGYKDLKGNIKIPATFDGLTKADTFYHIIAVNEMAGDTYKSYYLLKDGRKVGQDSVYVFDFMFDCESEGKIIFYDRKKDRVGFLNQDGVAIIPAVYNYVSPFRNGLAIAHRNAKRKCWDKGGDTTNCEHLGWEGGESILINDKNEILVDSFAIDLSSIDWYSRKINDPSVDTSLYISIKGRGNTTYSFVDYDKEFKKWFYNTFLSTVRSKNKALSKLLFDEVTYWSGKKGWTSIGRTEFLKTFPAVLTAQRFEAGKLKEISLSQDMFNDLIFDKSIYKKYLNACGAHNKDQYPLYNVMLTYYKKRLKPLTAIESGFLRNYEIDYQEHFEFLRTENGYKLLSVSLKK from the coding sequence GTGAAACAAACTGCTTTATTTCTATTTCAATTCTTGTTGCTACATTTCTCATTCGGGCAATCGCAAGATAGTTGGGTTCGTTTCTACGACACAGCAAGTGAAAAGTCGGGCTACAAAGATTTAAAAGGCAATATAAAAATACCTGCAACGTTTGACGGACTTACCAAAGCAGATACCTTCTATCACATCATAGCTGTTAATGAAATGGCGGGTGATACTTACAAGTCGTATTATCTATTAAAGGATGGAAGAAAAGTAGGGCAGGACAGCGTATATGTGTTTGATTTTATGTTTGACTGCGAAAGTGAAGGCAAAATCATTTTCTACGACAGGAAAAAAGATCGGGTAGGCTTCTTAAACCAGGATGGAGTGGCAATCATTCCTGCTGTTTACAATTATGTTTCTCCATTTCGAAATGGTCTTGCTATTGCACATCGAAATGCCAAAAGAAAATGTTGGGATAAAGGTGGCGATACAACTAATTGTGAGCATTTAGGCTGGGAAGGTGGCGAGTCGATCTTAATCAATGATAAGAATGAAATTCTTGTTGACAGTTTTGCTATTGATTTAAGCAGTATTGATTGGTATTCTAGAAAAATAAATGACCCGTCAGTCGATACATCTCTTTACATCAGTATTAAGGGGCGAGGGAACACGACCTATTCATTTGTTGACTATGATAAAGAATTTAAGAAGTGGTTTTATAATACATTCCTTTCCACTGTAAGATCAAAAAACAAGGCGTTGAGTAAATTACTTTTTGATGAAGTAACGTATTGGTCTGGGAAGAAGGGGTGGACAAGTATAGGAAGAACTGAGTTTCTAAAAACATTTCCCGCAGTATTGACGGCGCAACGATTTGAAGCAGGTAAGCTTAAAGAGATTTCATTAAGTCAGGATATGTTCAATGACCTCATTTTTGACAAAAGCATTTATAAAAAATACTTGAATGCCTGCGGTGCACATAATAAAGACCAATATCCTTTGTATAACGTGATGTTAACGTATTACAAAAAGCGATTAAAACCACTTACAGCTATTGAATCAGGTTTTTTGAGAAACTATGAAATAGACTACCAGGAGCATTTTGAGTTTCTACGAACAGAAAACGGCTATAAATTATTAAGTGTGTCCCTAAAGAAATGA